The Nocardioides sp. S-1144 genome includes a region encoding these proteins:
- the clpB gene encoding ATP-dependent chaperone ClpB, producing the protein MSQFSAEKFTTRSREAIEAAQLAATTSGHSKVEPLHLLVALLRDSEGTAGTLVTKAGVDLATLTRTAESAFAALPRATGATVQRPTTSPALTRVLAGALDLAASMKDDFVATEHLLIALAGTDSEAQRVLKDAGLTEKGLREGLTAVRGNRRVTSQDAESTWEALEKYSVDLTQLAEEGALDPVIGRDSEIRRVVQVLSRRTKNNPVLIGEPGVGKTAVVEGLAQRVVDGDVPDSLKGRRVLSLDLAAMVAGAKYRGEFEERLKAVLEEIKDAGGQVITFIDELHTVVGAGAGGDSAMDAGNMLKPMLARGELSMIGATTLDEYRERIEKDPALERRFQQVFVGEPSVEDTIQILRGIQEKYQAHHGVRITDAALVAAATLSDRYITGRQLPDKAIDLIDEASSRLRMEIESSPEEIDQLRRQVDRLRMEEFALAKEDDAGSRERLGVLRADLADKQEELRGLEARWEQEKASLEGAGELRKQLDHLRIEADKHQRDGEYEKASEILYGQIPQLEKQIEAAESAERSTAEPMVGESVGPEQIADVVEAWTGIPTGRMLEGETAKLLKMEDVIGERLIGQRDAVVAVSDAVRRSRAGIADPNRPVGSFLFLGPTGTGKTELAKSLADFLFDDERAIVRIDMSEYSEKHSVARLVGAPPGYVGYDEGGQLTEAVRRRPYSVVLLDEVEKAHPEVFDILLQVLDDGRLTDGQGRTVDFRNTIMILTSNLGSQYLVDPTLEPEKKRDAVMSVVRSSFKPEFLNRLDEIVLFEALSKEALTHIVDLQLGLLEKRLAVRRITIEVTDAAKAWLAETGFDPAYGARPLRRLVQSAIGDNLAKMLIGGQVVDGSTVRIDAGDEGLALSV; encoded by the coding sequence ATGAGTCAGTTCTCCGCCGAGAAGTTCACCACCCGCAGCCGGGAGGCCATCGAGGCCGCCCAGCTCGCGGCGACGACGTCCGGCCACAGCAAGGTCGAGCCGCTGCACCTCCTCGTCGCGCTGCTGCGCGACAGCGAGGGGACGGCGGGCACCCTGGTCACCAAGGCCGGCGTCGACCTCGCCACCCTGACCCGCACCGCCGAGTCGGCCTTCGCCGCGCTGCCGCGCGCGACCGGCGCGACCGTGCAGCGCCCGACCACCTCGCCGGCCCTGACCCGCGTGCTCGCCGGCGCGCTCGACCTGGCCGCGTCGATGAAGGACGACTTCGTCGCCACCGAGCACCTGCTCATCGCGCTGGCCGGCACCGACTCGGAGGCCCAGCGCGTGCTCAAGGACGCCGGCCTCACCGAGAAGGGGCTGCGCGAGGGCCTCACCGCCGTCCGCGGCAACCGCCGGGTGACCAGCCAGGACGCCGAGTCGACCTGGGAGGCGCTGGAGAAGTACTCCGTCGACCTCACCCAGCTCGCCGAGGAGGGCGCGCTCGACCCCGTCATCGGGCGCGACAGCGAGATCCGGCGCGTCGTGCAGGTGCTGTCGCGGCGCACCAAGAACAACCCCGTCCTCATCGGCGAGCCCGGCGTCGGCAAGACCGCCGTCGTCGAGGGCCTCGCCCAGCGCGTCGTCGACGGCGACGTCCCCGACTCCCTCAAGGGCCGGCGGGTGCTCAGCCTCGACCTGGCCGCGATGGTGGCCGGGGCGAAGTACCGCGGCGAGTTCGAGGAGCGGCTCAAGGCGGTCCTGGAGGAGATCAAGGACGCCGGCGGCCAGGTCATCACGTTCATCGACGAGCTGCACACCGTCGTCGGCGCGGGCGCCGGCGGCGACTCCGCGATGGACGCCGGCAACATGCTGAAGCCGATGCTGGCCCGCGGCGAGCTCAGCATGATCGGTGCGACCACGCTCGACGAGTACCGCGAGCGGATCGAGAAGGACCCCGCGCTCGAGCGCCGCTTCCAGCAGGTCTTCGTCGGCGAGCCGTCGGTCGAGGACACCATCCAGATCCTGCGCGGCATCCAGGAGAAGTACCAGGCCCACCACGGCGTCCGGATCACCGACGCCGCGCTGGTCGCGGCCGCCACCCTCTCCGACCGCTACATCACCGGCCGCCAGCTGCCCGACAAGGCGATCGACCTGATCGACGAGGCCTCGAGCCGGCTGCGGATGGAGATCGAGAGCTCGCCGGAGGAGATCGACCAGCTGCGCCGCCAGGTCGACCGGCTCCGCATGGAGGAGTTCGCGCTGGCCAAGGAGGACGACGCCGGCTCGCGCGAGCGGCTCGGCGTCCTGCGCGCCGACCTGGCCGACAAGCAGGAGGAGCTGCGCGGCCTCGAGGCTCGCTGGGAGCAGGAGAAGGCGTCGCTGGAGGGCGCCGGCGAGCTCCGCAAGCAGCTCGACCACCTGCGCATCGAGGCCGACAAGCACCAGCGCGACGGCGAGTACGAGAAGGCCTCCGAGATCCTCTACGGGCAGATCCCGCAGCTGGAGAAGCAGATCGAGGCCGCCGAGTCCGCCGAGCGCTCCACCGCCGAGCCGATGGTCGGCGAGTCGGTCGGGCCCGAGCAGATCGCCGACGTCGTCGAGGCCTGGACCGGCATCCCGACCGGCCGGATGCTCGAGGGCGAGACCGCCAAGCTGCTCAAGATGGAGGACGTCATCGGCGAGCGGCTGATCGGCCAGCGCGACGCCGTCGTCGCGGTCAGCGACGCCGTCCGCCGGTCGCGGGCCGGGATCGCCGACCCGAACCGCCCGGTCGGCTCGTTCCTCTTCCTCGGCCCCACCGGCACCGGCAAGACCGAGCTGGCGAAGTCGCTGGCCGACTTCCTCTTCGACGACGAGCGCGCGATCGTGCGCATCGACATGAGCGAGTACTCCGAGAAGCACTCGGTCGCGCGCCTGGTCGGCGCCCCTCCCGGCTACGTCGGCTACGACGAGGGCGGCCAGCTCACCGAGGCGGTGCGCCGCCGGCCCTACAGCGTCGTGCTCCTCGACGAGGTCGAGAAGGCGCACCCGGAGGTCTTCGACATCCTGCTGCAGGTGCTCGACGACGGCCGGCTCACCGACGGCCAGGGCCGCACCGTCGACTTCCGCAACACGATCATGATCCTCACCAGCAACCTCGGTTCGCAGTACCTCGTCGACCCGACGCTCGAGCCGGAGAAGAAGCGCGACGCGGTGATGTCGGTCGTGCGGTCGTCGTTCAAGCCGGAGTTCCTCAACCGGCTCGACGAGATCGTGCTGTTCGAGGCCCTCTCCAAGGAGGCCCTCACCCACATCGTCGACCTGCAGCTCGGGCTGCTCGAGAAGCGGCTCGCGGTCCGGCGGATCACCATCGAGGTCACCGACGCCGCCAAGGCCTGGCTCGCCGAGACCGGCTTCGACCCGGCCTACGGCGCCCGGCCGCTGCGCCGCCTCGTGCAGTCGGCCATCGGCGACAACCTCGCGAAGATGCTGATCGGCGGCCAGGTCGTCGACGGCTCCACCGTCCGCATCGACGCCGGCGACGAGGGCCTGGCGCTCAGCGTCTGA
- a CDS encoding HAD family hydrolase, with protein MIVDWSSYRAVLFDLDGVITPTAEVHMRAWAQMFNDFLRGRGVEEPYTDADYFEHVDGKPRYDGVRDFLASRDIVLPDGTPEDPADQAAGAETVCGLGNRKNDAFGQVLRDEGVAAYPGSLRLLEELRERGTALAIVSSSKNAPDVLAAAGVTDYFTVVVHGGVAAERGLRGKPAPDTYQEAARELGVPDESAVVVEDATSGVAAGAAGTFGLVVGVDRGVGHDALTRAGADVVVDDLDELTTAAATPGEEQR; from the coding sequence ATGATCGTCGACTGGTCCTCGTACCGCGCCGTCCTGTTCGACCTCGACGGCGTCATCACGCCGACCGCCGAGGTCCACATGCGCGCCTGGGCGCAGATGTTCAACGACTTCCTGCGCGGGCGCGGGGTCGAGGAGCCCTACACCGACGCCGACTACTTCGAGCACGTCGACGGCAAGCCGCGCTACGACGGCGTCCGCGACTTCCTCGCCTCGCGCGACATCGTGCTGCCCGACGGCACCCCCGAGGACCCCGCCGACCAGGCGGCCGGCGCCGAGACCGTGTGCGGGCTCGGCAACCGCAAGAACGACGCCTTCGGCCAGGTGCTGCGCGACGAGGGCGTCGCGGCCTACCCGGGCTCGCTGCGCCTGCTCGAGGAGCTGCGCGAGCGCGGCACCGCGCTGGCCATCGTGTCGTCGTCGAAGAACGCCCCCGACGTGCTGGCCGCCGCCGGCGTCACCGACTACTTCACCGTCGTCGTGCACGGCGGCGTCGCCGCCGAGCGGGGACTCCGGGGCAAGCCGGCGCCCGACACCTACCAGGAGGCGGCGCGCGAGCTGGGCGTGCCCGACGAGAGCGCCGTCGTCGTCGAGGACGCCACCAGCGGCGTCGCGGCCGGTGCCGCCGGCACCTTCGGGCTCGTCGTCGGGGTCGACCGCGGCGTCGGGCACGACGCGCTCACCCGGGCCGGCGCCGACGTCGTCGTCGACGACCTCGACGAGCTCACCACGGCCGCTGCGACCCCCGGGGAGGAGCAGCGGTGA
- a CDS encoding glycoside hydrolase family 65 protein: MSTVDPNLTERHGASHKAPPAVDPLDRTRFPIDEWRLVESRFDSSDLGTTESVFSVGNGYLGLRGNYEESRDFAANGTFINGFHETWPIQHAEEAFGFAKVGQTIVNAPDAKVIRLYVDDEPLELSTADLVEYERALDFRTGILSRHVVWRTPSGRRVQIDSTRMVSFTQRHLAVMTFEVTLLDDGAPVTISSQLLNRQDADRGASVEMAKAAAEFDPRKASHFASRVLVPENDHGVLPDGRLALRYKTAESGMTIAIAVDHELETASPSTTSYERNDDMMKAIFHVTAEQGVPIRLTKTVGYHSARVVPTGELLDRCLRTLDRVREEGLEKEAHDQRAWLDEFWERSDVEIAGQPALQQATRWNLYSLAQASARADGSGIPAKGVTGSGYGGHYFWDTEIYVMPFLTYTNPWAARNALRFRHSLLDSARHRARQLAQKGALFAWRTINGEEASAYYAAGTAQYHIDADIAYALSQYVSATGDYEFLDRQAVDILVETARLWADLGFWRDEDGGAFHIHGVTGPDEYTTVVNDNLYTNVMARFNLARAAEAVRFIQAKRPENFREMAARVGLRDGEIEQWERAAEAMNIPFDEHLGIHPQDLHFLEREMWDLDHTPQDKRPLLLNYHPLVIYRFQVLKQADVVLALFLQGEHFSLEQKKADFDYYDPITTGDSTLSAVVQSIIAAEVGYHELALRYFHAALFVDLADRHGNTSDGVHVASTGGVWSALASGFGGFRDLGGGRWCLDPRLPDGWDSLTYRITLRGTRVRVRVEPDALHLEVEQAGPDGGELSFGVKGETVSVAPGAPTSVVLDGRGPRLEGVPPNPAGTRRSDGTVITATVPSGT; this comes from the coding sequence GTGAGCACCGTCGACCCGAACCTGACCGAGCGGCACGGCGCCAGCCACAAGGCCCCGCCCGCCGTCGACCCGCTCGACCGCACCCGCTTCCCGATCGACGAGTGGCGCCTGGTGGAGAGCCGGTTCGACTCCAGCGACCTCGGCACCACCGAGTCGGTGTTCAGCGTCGGCAACGGCTACCTCGGCCTGCGCGGCAACTACGAGGAGAGCCGCGACTTCGCCGCCAACGGCACCTTCATCAACGGCTTCCACGAGACCTGGCCGATCCAGCACGCCGAGGAGGCCTTCGGGTTCGCCAAGGTCGGCCAGACGATCGTCAACGCCCCCGACGCCAAGGTGATCCGGCTCTACGTCGACGACGAGCCCCTCGAGCTGTCGACCGCCGACCTCGTCGAGTACGAGCGCGCCCTCGACTTCCGCACCGGCATTCTCTCCCGGCACGTCGTCTGGCGGACGCCGAGCGGGCGCCGGGTGCAGATCGACAGCACCCGGATGGTCTCCTTCACCCAGCGCCACCTGGCGGTGATGACCTTCGAGGTCACCCTCCTCGACGACGGCGCCCCGGTCACGATCAGCTCGCAGCTGCTGAACCGCCAGGACGCCGACCGCGGCGCCTCGGTCGAGATGGCCAAGGCCGCGGCCGAGTTCGACCCTCGCAAGGCCAGCCACTTCGCCAGCCGCGTCCTGGTGCCCGAGAACGACCACGGCGTGCTGCCCGACGGCCGGCTCGCGCTGCGCTACAAGACCGCCGAGAGCGGGATGACGATCGCCATCGCGGTCGACCACGAGCTCGAGACGGCCAGCCCGAGCACCACGTCCTACGAGCGCAACGACGACATGATGAAGGCGATCTTCCACGTCACCGCCGAGCAGGGCGTCCCGATCCGGCTCACCAAGACCGTCGGCTACCACTCCGCGCGGGTCGTGCCGACCGGCGAGCTGCTCGACCGCTGCCTGCGCACCCTCGACCGGGTCCGCGAGGAGGGCCTGGAGAAGGAGGCGCACGACCAGCGCGCCTGGCTCGACGAGTTCTGGGAGCGCTCCGACGTCGAGATCGCCGGCCAGCCCGCCCTGCAGCAGGCCACGCGCTGGAACCTCTACTCGCTGGCGCAAGCCTCGGCGCGCGCCGACGGCTCCGGCATCCCGGCGAAGGGGGTGACCGGGTCGGGCTACGGCGGGCACTACTTCTGGGACACCGAGATCTACGTGATGCCGTTCCTCACCTACACCAACCCGTGGGCGGCCCGGAACGCGCTGCGCTTCCGCCACTCGCTGCTCGACTCCGCGCGGCACCGGGCCCGCCAGCTCGCGCAGAAGGGCGCGCTGTTCGCGTGGCGCACGATCAACGGCGAGGAGGCCTCGGCCTACTACGCCGCCGGCACCGCGCAGTACCACATCGACGCCGACATCGCCTACGCCCTCAGCCAGTACGTCAGCGCCACCGGCGACTACGAGTTCCTCGACCGGCAGGCCGTCGACATCCTCGTCGAGACCGCCCGGCTCTGGGCCGACCTCGGCTTCTGGCGCGACGAGGACGGCGGGGCGTTCCACATCCACGGGGTCACCGGCCCCGACGAGTACACGACCGTCGTCAACGACAACCTGTACACGAACGTGATGGCGCGCTTCAACCTCGCCCGCGCCGCCGAGGCGGTGCGGTTCATCCAGGCCAAGCGGCCCGAGAACTTCCGCGAGATGGCCGCCCGCGTCGGCCTGCGCGACGGCGAGATCGAGCAGTGGGAGCGCGCCGCGGAGGCGATGAACATCCCCTTCGACGAGCACCTCGGCATCCACCCGCAGGACCTGCACTTCCTCGAGCGGGAGATGTGGGACCTCGACCACACGCCCCAGGACAAGCGGCCGCTGCTGCTCAACTACCACCCCCTGGTGATCTACCGGTTCCAGGTGCTCAAGCAGGCCGACGTCGTCCTCGCGCTCTTCCTGCAGGGCGAGCACTTCTCGCTGGAGCAGAAGAAGGCGGACTTCGACTACTACGACCCGATCACCACCGGTGACTCGACGCTCTCGGCGGTCGTGCAGTCGATCATCGCCGCCGAGGTCGGCTACCACGAGCTGGCGCTGCGCTACTTCCACGCGGCCCTGTTCGTCGACCTCGCCGACCGCCACGGCAACACCTCCGACGGCGTCCACGTGGCCTCGACCGGCGGCGTCTGGAGCGCCCTGGCCTCCGGCTTCGGCGGCTTCCGCGACCTCGGTGGCGGGCGCTGGTGCCTCGACCCGCGGCTCCCCGACGGCTGGGACTCCCTCACCTACCGGATCACCCTGCGCGGCACCCGGGTGCGGGTGCGCGTCGAGCCCGACGCCCTGCACCTCGAGGTCGAGCAGGCCGGGCCCGACGGGGGCGAGCTCTCCTTCGGCGTCAAGGGCGAGACGGTGAGCGTCGCTCCCGGTGCGCCCACGAGCGTCGTCCTCGACGGCCGCGGCCCGCGCCTGGAGGGGGTGCCGCCGAACCCCGCCGGCACCCGCCGCTCCGACGGCACCGTGATCACCGCGACGGTGCCCTCGGGCACCTGA
- a CDS encoding universal stress protein, whose translation MTLVVGYAAAKGDAAPLHLGATLARSAGQDLRVVVVVPAPWPTPVARGSDREFETWARDQGERAVVATTELLAEICPDVPASVAALPGRSEAATLIEEATRLGAEMIVVGSGSDGAWGTVVVSSTADRLLHSSPVPVAVATRGFRAAPDATVARATCAFRGDDVSAQVLARTATICHQVGAALRVVTFGVRGKTMYPPEVHGEDEILASYVEHTAALQTAAVAALGDVADVPADVETAVATGRSWAEALEDVPWERSDVLVVGSSAASLMQRLFLGSTATKIIRASPVPVVVVP comes from the coding sequence ATGACGCTCGTGGTCGGGTACGCCGCCGCCAAGGGTGACGCCGCCCCGCTCCACCTCGGCGCGACGCTGGCCCGCTCGGCCGGCCAGGACCTGCGGGTCGTCGTCGTGGTCCCGGCGCCGTGGCCGACGCCGGTCGCCCGCGGCTCCGACCGCGAGTTCGAGACCTGGGCGCGCGACCAGGGCGAGCGGGCGGTGGTGGCGACCACCGAGCTGCTCGCGGAGATCTGCCCCGACGTGCCGGCCTCGGTCGCCGCCCTCCCGGGCAGGTCGGAGGCGGCCACGCTGATCGAGGAGGCGACGCGGCTCGGCGCCGAGATGATCGTCGTCGGCTCCGGCAGCGACGGCGCGTGGGGCACCGTCGTGGTGAGCTCGACGGCCGACCGGCTGCTGCACTCCTCGCCCGTCCCGGTCGCCGTGGCGACGCGTGGCTTCCGCGCCGCGCCCGACGCGACGGTCGCCCGCGCCACGTGCGCGTTCCGCGGCGACGACGTCTCGGCGCAGGTGCTGGCCCGGACGGCGACCATCTGCCACCAGGTCGGCGCGGCGCTGCGCGTCGTCACCTTCGGCGTCCGCGGCAAGACGATGTACCCGCCCGAGGTGCACGGCGAGGACGAGATCCTCGCGTCCTACGTGGAGCACACCGCCGCCCTCCAGACGGCCGCCGTCGCGGCGCTGGGCGACGTCGCCGACGTGCCCGCCGACGTCGAGACCGCCGTGGCCACCGGTCGCAGCTGGGCCGAGGCTCTCGAGGACGTGCCGTGGGAGCGCAGCGACGTCCTGGTCGTCGGCTCGTCGGCCGCGAGCCTCATGCAGCGGCTCTTCCTCGGCTCGACGGCCACCAAGATCATCCGGGCCTCCCCGGTGCCGGTGGTCGTCGTCCCCTGA
- a CDS encoding amino acid permease: MTDLTTGRPSFGDQLRRRKPIAAPRGPHDGPELKRSFGTFQLMLFGVGATVGTGIFFVLQEAVPDAGPAVIVAFLVAGLAAGLSAICYAEVASAIPVSGSTYSYAYHSMGELVAMVVAACVLLEYGVSSAAVAVGWSGYFNELLQSLFGFHLPDALSYSPVPYEDNVTGLVNLPAVVLVILCMFLLLRGASESARVNTIMVLIKLGVLLLFVVIGLTAFESDHFAGFWDAGAAGISAAAGTIFFSFIGLDAVSTAGEEVRDPQRALPRAIMGALVVVVAIYVLVALAGVGAQPTEQFSDPEQQDAGLSVILSNITGSSVPGTVLAAGAVISIFSVTLVTLYGQTRILFAMGRDGMLPKKFASVNPVSLTPTFNTVVVSVVVALIAGFVPSDYLWDTVSIGTLIAFIVVATAVLVLRRTQPDLERPFRVPGYPVTPILTIAACVYILSGLAAITWVIFTVWLAVVLAFYLLWGRNNAALNRGVVADTTQPGAPGGGH, encoded by the coding sequence ATGACAGACCTGACGACCGGCCGGCCGTCCTTCGGCGACCAGCTGCGGCGGCGCAAGCCGATCGCGGCGCCCCGGGGGCCGCACGACGGGCCGGAGCTGAAGCGGAGCTTCGGCACGTTCCAGCTGATGCTGTTCGGTGTCGGCGCGACCGTCGGCACCGGCATCTTCTTCGTGCTCCAGGAGGCCGTGCCCGACGCCGGGCCGGCGGTCATCGTGGCGTTCCTCGTCGCCGGCCTCGCCGCCGGGCTGTCGGCGATCTGCTACGCCGAGGTCGCCAGCGCGATCCCGGTCAGCGGCTCGACCTACTCCTACGCCTACCACTCGATGGGCGAGCTCGTGGCGATGGTCGTGGCCGCCTGCGTGCTCCTCGAGTACGGCGTCAGCTCCGCCGCGGTCGCGGTCGGCTGGAGCGGCTACTTCAACGAGCTGCTGCAGAGCCTGTTCGGGTTCCACCTGCCCGACGCGCTGTCGTACTCACCGGTGCCCTACGAGGACAACGTGACCGGGCTGGTCAACCTGCCGGCCGTCGTCCTGGTGATCCTGTGCATGTTCCTGCTGCTGCGCGGCGCGAGCGAGTCGGCGCGGGTCAACACGATCATGGTGCTGATCAAGCTCGGGGTGCTGCTGCTCTTCGTGGTGATCGGCCTGACGGCGTTCGAGTCCGACCACTTCGCCGGCTTCTGGGACGCCGGCGCGGCCGGCATCAGCGCGGCGGCCGGCACGATCTTCTTCTCCTTCATCGGGCTCGACGCGGTGTCGACGGCGGGGGAGGAGGTCCGGGACCCGCAGCGGGCCCTGCCCCGGGCGATCATGGGCGCGCTCGTGGTCGTGGTCGCGATCTACGTCCTGGTCGCCCTCGCCGGGGTCGGCGCCCAGCCGACCGAGCAGTTCAGCGACCCCGAGCAGCAGGACGCCGGCCTGTCGGTGATCCTGTCCAACATCACCGGCTCGAGCGTCCCGGGCACGGTCCTGGCCGCCGGCGCGGTCATCTCGATCTTCTCCGTCACCCTCGTCACGCTCTACGGCCAGACCCGCATCCTCTTCGCCATGGGCCGCGACGGGATGCTGCCGAAGAAGTTCGCCTCGGTGAACCCGGTCTCGCTCACCCCGACGTTCAACACCGTCGTGGTCTCGGTCGTGGTGGCCCTGATCGCCGGCTTCGTGCCGTCGGACTACCTGTGGGACACCGTCTCCATCGGCACCCTGATCGCGTTCATCGTCGTCGCCACCGCGGTGCTGGTGCTGCGCCGCACGCAGCCCGACCTCGAGCGGCCGTTCCGGGTGCCGGGCTACCCGGTCACCCCGATCCTGACGATCGCGGCGTGCGTCTACATCCTGTCCGGCCTCGCCGCGATCACGTGGGTCATCTTCACGGTCTGGCTGGCGGTCGTGCTGGCCTTCTACCTGCTGTGGGGCCGCAACAACGCCGCGCTGAACCGCGGCGTGGTCGCCGACACGACGCAGCCCGGGGCGCCGGGCGGAGGCCACTGA
- a CDS encoding Abi-alpha family protein has product MSTESSGRPDPRDLLPAAEALPGLARVAASAAWHTTGWSLRTSAAAWRRVGRAVTDQDEAAALAEDAGQAIAVVGELARSVSSGTPVGKALVVAGATLGGLVGEHGSSAGREPEVVDGTVVSSSATAHEPTLRELGQDLLMRSRDVWSTDQGHPAFARILTELAPDEGRILVLLLNSGPQPSVDVRTGGPMGMVSSHLVAPGLSMIGARAGLRYVEQVPSYLNNLFRLGLVWFSREPLRDPLEYQVVEAQPDVLAAVHSVKFAKVVRRSIHLTPFGEDFCRTCLVEEDAADAPFPEHGTPGEGDAVEPR; this is encoded by the coding sequence ATGAGCACCGAGTCCTCCGGCCGCCCGGACCCCCGCGACCTGCTGCCCGCCGCCGAGGCCCTGCCCGGGCTGGCGCGGGTGGCGGCGTCCGCGGCCTGGCACACGACCGGCTGGTCGCTGCGCACCTCCGCGGCCGCCTGGCGCCGCGTCGGGCGCGCGGTCACCGACCAGGACGAGGCCGCGGCGCTCGCCGAGGACGCCGGCCAGGCGATCGCCGTCGTCGGCGAGCTGGCCCGCTCGGTGTCCTCCGGCACGCCGGTCGGCAAGGCGCTCGTCGTCGCCGGCGCGACGCTCGGCGGGCTGGTCGGCGAGCACGGTTCGTCCGCGGGCCGCGAGCCGGAGGTCGTCGACGGCACGGTCGTGTCGTCGAGCGCGACGGCGCACGAGCCGACGCTGCGCGAGCTCGGCCAGGACCTGCTGATGCGCTCGCGCGACGTCTGGAGCACCGACCAGGGCCACCCGGCGTTCGCCCGGATCCTGACCGAGCTCGCGCCCGACGAGGGCCGGATCCTGGTGCTGCTGCTCAACAGCGGCCCGCAGCCCAGCGTCGACGTCCGCACCGGTGGGCCGATGGGCATGGTGTCCTCGCACCTCGTCGCGCCCGGGCTGAGCATGATCGGCGCCCGCGCGGGCCTGCGCTACGTGGAGCAGGTGCCGTCCTACCTCAACAACCTGTTCCGGCTCGGCCTGGTCTGGTTCTCGCGTGAGCCGCTGCGCGACCCTCTGGAGTACCAGGTCGTCGAGGCCCAGCCCGACGTGCTGGCGGCGGTGCACTCGGTGAAGTTCGCCAAGGTCGTGCGGCGCAGCATCCACCTCACGCCGTTCGGCGAGGACTTCTGCCGCACCTGCCTGGTCGAGGAGGACGCCGCCGACGCCCCGTTCCCCGAGCACGGCACCCCCGGCGAGGGCGACGCCGTCGAGCCGCGCTGA
- a CDS encoding DUF445 domain-containing protein codes for MDWVHDWARHVHWAAFLSIPLFTGVVGWLINWSGLLMLFAPLRFRGVRVPGMRELATLLPRKVQEVPGLLQGGIGWQGIVPARAAKMGSIAVDKAIAKLGTPAEFYRQLEPDRIAEHIVTVFGPEIPGLVDQVMRTEHPRLWRDLPQPFKDAVYQRVRAQLPSVVGRVTDEIGIHIDQLLDPKIMVIDHFQENPDLVVRIFRDFGQKELDMMVRFGFVFGFLLGIPVALVDSIAHQAWLLPVLGVVVGWITNALGMWLIFEPAEPRRILGVRAHGLFLRRQAEAAGVYAQIIADDVITLERIGDFLLDGPRGDRTRQMLVTALRPAIDQAAGPARGALRVAIGGTRFDTIREAVAREAVDRTLTPFKDPEFSARQAGRIRDLVERRTRELPPRDFVDMMRSAIREDEWMLYAHGAIMGAAGGFLHLAIFGVQGAR; via the coding sequence GTGGACTGGGTGCACGACTGGGCGCGCCACGTGCACTGGGCGGCGTTCCTCAGCATCCCGCTGTTCACCGGCGTGGTCGGCTGGCTGATCAACTGGTCGGGCCTGCTGATGCTCTTCGCGCCCCTGCGCTTCCGCGGGGTGCGGGTGCCCGGGATGAGGGAGCTCGCGACGCTCCTGCCGCGCAAGGTCCAGGAGGTCCCCGGGCTGCTCCAGGGCGGGATCGGCTGGCAGGGCATCGTGCCGGCGCGCGCCGCGAAGATGGGCAGCATCGCCGTCGACAAGGCGATCGCGAAGCTCGGGACGCCGGCGGAGTTCTACCGCCAGCTCGAGCCCGACCGGATCGCCGAGCACATCGTGACCGTCTTCGGTCCCGAGATCCCCGGGCTGGTCGACCAGGTGATGCGCACCGAGCACCCGCGCCTGTGGCGCGACCTGCCGCAGCCGTTCAAGGACGCCGTCTACCAGCGCGTCCGGGCGCAGCTGCCCAGCGTCGTCGGCCGGGTGACCGACGAGATCGGCATCCACATCGACCAGCTGCTCGACCCGAAGATCATGGTGATCGACCACTTCCAGGAGAACCCCGACCTGGTCGTGCGGATCTTCCGCGACTTCGGCCAGAAGGAGCTGGACATGATGGTCCGGTTCGGCTTCGTGTTCGGGTTCCTGCTCGGCATCCCGGTCGCCCTGGTCGACAGCATCGCCCACCAGGCGTGGCTGCTCCCCGTGCTCGGCGTCGTCGTGGGCTGGATCACCAACGCCCTGGGCATGTGGCTGATCTTCGAGCCCGCCGAGCCGCGCCGGATCCTCGGGGTCAGGGCGCACGGGCTCTTCCTGCGCCGCCAGGCCGAGGCGGCCGGCGTCTACGCCCAGATCATCGCCGACGACGTCATCACCCTCGAGCGGATCGGGGACTTCCTGCTCGACGGGCCGCGCGGCGACCGGACGCGACAGATGCTCGTCACCGCGCTGCGTCCGGCGATCGACCAGGCCGCCGGGCCGGCCCGCGGCGCGCTGCGCGTGGCGATCGGCGGCACCCGGTTCGACACGATCCGCGAGGCGGTCGCCCGGGAGGCGGTCGACCGCACGCTGACGCCGTTCAAGGACCCCGAGTTCAGCGCCCGCCAGGCCGGACGGATCCGCGACCTGGTCGAACGACGGACCCGGGAGCTGCCGCCGCGCGACTTCGTGGACATGATGCGCTCGGCCATCAGGGAGGATGAGTGGATGCTGTACGCCCACGGAGCGATCATGGGAGCCGCCGGCGGCTTCCTGCACCTCGCGATCTTCGGCGTCCAGGGGGCTCGATGA